The Nodularia sp. LEGE 06071 nucleotide sequence ATTCGCCTTCAAAAAGACTAGCCCCTGTATTACCAGTTACTGTAATGATTTTGTTCAAATTTTCATTCATGCAACTAGTGGCGCAATTTCCAGAAATTTGCGTATATCCAGTTGCGAAGAGAATCCTAGCAGCGTCATTAGGAATAAAAGCTATTTCAGTAGTACCAGTAAAGAAACTAGTAAGTAAAACTCGCCCCCCGTCGCGATAAGGCTGACTAAAACCAGGGCTGCTAACTTGCCAAGATGCGACTTTAGCGCAACTAAAAAAAGCCCATTTAGAATTGTTAGCCGTAGTCCCACGCCAACCCCAGCATCTTACCGGGGAGCTTAAATTGACGGGAACATCTACACAGCTAATTGAAACGGGGGTGTCGCTAAATTCCTGAACACTCCCATCTGGAAAAGTGACCCTTGCTGTATTTCCAATTTCACAAAATTGTGTCATCGCAATTAGTAAGCGCCAGGGTCAATGGTGGAGCCAGTATCAAGTTTCGCCAGACTAACTGTTATCTGATCCACTCGATAGGAGTCATTGTCTACGCCCCTGGAGACAAAACTTGTAAATCCAGGTAACAAATATAAACTCTGATCTATGTTCGCGTCATAACCTGCTTGAGTAAGCGTTGATTGAGCGCCTACAAGTATTGCTGCCAAATGTCCCTCAGCTGTGGCGGTCGCAGGTGTCGCCAATCCGGCATCTTCTAAGGCTGAATCGGGGATAAATAATCCACTTTCAGGAGTAGTTGCACCACTTGCTAGTCGCGCCGCACCTGTTCCAAAAACTTCTACTACTGTTTTTTCCATGATGAATTATCAATTATTACTTTGTTCTTAATTAATTAATAATTCAGCGGATGCTTAATGTAAATGTTCCAGTTTTATGTAAAAAAGGAATGCTTAAGAAATGCTCAGGACTATTGCCATACAAGGGGTATAGCTTATTATAGATAGTGGGTAATAAAGAAGATATTCCATAATTACCAACCTCAATGGTAAAACCGGAATAGTAAAAGGTAAAACTTTTTCGATGAAAAATGACCGCAGTGGGAAAGCAGCCGTATTGACCGACAATGATTATTCAAAACTGAGAAGAAATATTAAATCTCTTAAATACAAATTACTATTAGATTTGGCTTGGTACACCGGGGAAAGATGGGGCGCGTTAGTGCAGCTGCGAGTAAGTGATGTTTACGATGGGAATGGGATTCCCAGGGATGTGATCACTTTTCGCGCCGTCACCAGAAAGAAGCGGCCTGATGGCACTGCTGAAACTAGACAAGTGCCAGTACATCCAATCTTGTTTGAAAATCTGCGGTCGTTCGCTCCTGGCGCTAGTCCTTGGCTGTTCCCAAATCGGGGTGGGGATAAGTGTGTGACCTGGAGAAATGTGTACGCGGTGTTTATGAAGGCTGTTGAAAATTCCGGGTTAACGGCTAAGGGAATCTCTACCCACAGCACCCGTCGCAGCTTCATTACCAAGCTGTACAAGAATGGAGTCGGGGTGGCGACCATCAAAAGAATCACCGG carries:
- a CDS encoding tyrosine-type recombinase/integrase, with product MKNDRSGKAAVLTDNDYSKLRRNIKSLKYKLLLDLAWYTGERWGALVQLRVSDVYDGNGIPRDVITFRAVTRKKRPDGTAETRQVPVHPILFENLRSFAPGASPWLFPNRGGDKCVTWRNVYAVFMKAVENSGLTAKGISTHSTRRSFITKLYKNGVGVATIKRITGHRDFKSLEGYIEIDSDEIKGAINTL